The following coding sequences are from one Methanosarcina sp. WWM596 window:
- a CDS encoding dienelactone hydrolase family protein, translating into MNVSSNIDKGNSGIKIPIDSITLEGNLIIPEGAKGIVIFAHGSGSSRHSPRNQYIAQELQRSGIGTLLFDLLTVEEERIDMLTRNLRFDIDLLANRLVNVTTWILSNPATKNFKIGYFGASTGAAAALMAAKEHGNTIKAIVSRGGRPDLAESALIYVDAPTLLIVGGKDTQVIDLNQWAFNRMTMLDKEIKIVPGATHLFEEQGTLEEVASLAREWFNEYL; encoded by the coding sequence CGAATATTGATAAAGGGAATTCCGGAATTAAGATTCCAATTGATTCGATCACTCTTGAAGGAAACCTGATTATTCCGGAAGGGGCAAAGGGAATTGTTATTTTTGCTCACGGCAGCGGGAGCAGCCGGCACAGCCCACGCAACCAGTATATTGCACAGGAGCTTCAGAGAAGTGGCATTGGGACCCTTTTATTCGACCTTCTGACAGTCGAAGAAGAGAGAATCGATATGCTAACGCGCAATCTCCGTTTTGATATTGACCTGCTTGCAAACCGCCTTGTAAATGTAACAACCTGGATTTTAAGCAACCCTGCTACTAAAAACTTTAAAATAGGTTACTTCGGTGCCAGTACAGGCGCTGCAGCTGCGCTCATGGCTGCAAAAGAACACGGGAACACGATAAAAGCAATTGTTTCGAGAGGAGGGCGACCTGACCTTGCTGAAAGTGCCCTGATATATGTAGATGCACCTACACTGCTTATTGTAGGCGGAAAAGACACTCAGGTAATAGACCTGAACCAGTGGGCTTTTAACAGGATGACCATGCTGGATAAAGAAATTAAAATTGTTCCCGGTGCCACACATCTTTTTGAAGAACAGGGAACGTTAGAAGAAGTTGCTAGTTTAGCCAGGGAGTGGTTTAATGAATATCTTTAA
- a CDS encoding peroxiredoxin, which produces MTNEIKIGETIKDFRLRDQKREEVHLYDLKGKKVLLSFHPLAWTKVCAEQMKLLEENHELFAELNTVPLGISVDSMPSKKAWSRELGIMHIRLLSDFWPHGKVARIYGIFKEKEGVSERANIIIDEDQKVVFFKKYPGHELPDIKEVIEVLKN; this is translated from the coding sequence ATGACAAACGAGATAAAAATAGGGGAGACAATCAAGGACTTCCGGTTAAGAGACCAGAAAAGGGAAGAAGTGCATCTTTATGATCTGAAAGGAAAGAAGGTACTCCTGTCCTTTCACCCTCTTGCCTGGACGAAAGTATGTGCAGAACAAATGAAGTTGCTTGAGGAAAACCATGAGCTTTTTGCTGAATTGAACACAGTACCTCTTGGGATAAGTGTGGATTCCATGCCGTCAAAAAAAGCCTGGTCAAGGGAACTTGGTATCATGCACATAAGGCTCCTTTCAGATTTCTGGCCGCATGGAAAAGTCGCCAGAATATATGGAATCTTCAAGGAAAAGGAAGGTGTTTCTGAAAGAGCAAATATAATTATTGACGAAGATCAGAAAGTGGTATTCTTCAAGAAATATCCGGGGCATGAGCTTCCTGATATAAAGGAGGTCATAGAGGTTCTGAAAAATTGA
- a CDS encoding class I SAM-dependent methyltransferase family protein — translation MKRQCIKVPKKKGETARRTLLDFEILENSMKIASDESFLYIPLSRELLLHELEGLPEEAELVEFEFEPQEKKPTPGDLLGFNPAYELIGDIALLEDPDLDPQKASRIADALLLTHPNIKTVLKPLTPVIGEFRVREFEIVAGEPRTVTVHREYGCRYKVDLAKAYFTPRLSTERSRILSWILEGDTVVDMFAGVGPYSILIAKSKKPARVVAIDKNPDAVGYLRENITLNSAKNIETIEGDAREEAKRFAGTADHVIMNLPHSAHEFLDSAVFLTKPGGIIHYYGMTPEDDLFESSIELIRKAAEKAGRKIEILEERVVRSYAPHQYNICIEARII, via the coding sequence ATGAAACGGCAATGCATAAAAGTTCCCAAAAAGAAAGGAGAAACTGCAAGGAGAACACTCCTTGACTTTGAAATCCTTGAAAATTCCATGAAGATCGCTTCGGATGAATCTTTTCTCTATATTCCCCTCTCCAGAGAACTTCTTTTGCATGAACTGGAAGGGCTCCCCGAAGAAGCCGAACTTGTGGAGTTCGAGTTTGAGCCTCAGGAAAAAAAACCCACGCCTGGGGATCTCCTTGGTTTCAATCCGGCTTATGAGCTCATCGGGGATATTGCACTTCTGGAAGATCCGGATCTTGATCCTCAAAAAGCTTCAAGAATTGCCGACGCCCTCCTCCTGACCCATCCAAACATAAAAACCGTACTCAAACCTCTTACTCCTGTGATCGGGGAGTTCAGAGTAAGGGAATTCGAGATTGTGGCAGGCGAACCCAGAACCGTGACTGTTCACAGGGAGTACGGGTGCCGTTACAAAGTTGACCTTGCAAAGGCATATTTTACCCCTCGCCTTTCCACTGAACGCTCGCGTATCCTCTCCTGGATACTGGAAGGGGATACTGTTGTCGATATGTTTGCAGGTGTTGGCCCTTACAGTATCCTTATAGCAAAGAGCAAAAAGCCTGCAAGGGTTGTTGCAATCGACAAAAACCCGGATGCTGTCGGCTACCTCAGGGAAAATATAACCCTTAACTCAGCAAAAAATATCGAAACAATCGAAGGCGATGCCAGGGAAGAAGCAAAAAGATTTGCAGGCACTGCCGATCATGTGATCATGAACCTTCCCCACAGTGCCCATGAGTTCCTGGACTCCGCTGTCTTCCTTACAAAACCGGGCGGTATAATCCACTATTACGGAATGACTCCTGAAGACGACCTCTTCGAAAGTTCCATTGAGCTTATCAGAAAAGCTGCGGAAAAAGCAGGACGGAAGATTGAAATTCTGGAGGAAAGGGTAGTCCGTTCTTATGCCCCTCATCAGTATAATATATGCATCGAAGCAAGGATAATTTGA
- a CDS encoding LysE family transporter, whose protein sequence is MLTIEISKALLLGFTVGLTGALVPGPMLFATIEVSLQRGWFAGPEVVFGHILVEFVLSVLILFGAASLIGSGTISAISVIGGLSLVVFGLLTVKGAKAAASAGVSPGSSGLKLTSNPIALGLITSVSNPYFWIWWLTAGSALVLKENELGLLISVAYLLGHWAADIGWFTAVSGSFSRGKSLFPERTHEMVLYVCGGFLVIFGFYFMLNYNNSIQLS, encoded by the coding sequence ATGCTGACAATTGAGATTTCCAAAGCCCTTCTCTTAGGCTTCACTGTCGGGCTTACAGGTGCCCTGGTCCCCGGCCCCATGCTTTTTGCAACTATAGAAGTTTCTCTCCAAAGGGGATGGTTTGCAGGTCCTGAAGTTGTTTTTGGACATATACTGGTCGAGTTTGTACTCTCTGTGCTCATTCTTTTTGGAGCTGCATCTCTTATCGGCAGCGGCACAATCTCAGCTATTTCCGTTATTGGTGGGCTTTCACTTGTGGTTTTCGGACTGCTTACTGTAAAAGGTGCAAAAGCTGCTGCTTCTGCAGGAGTTTCCCCAGGTTCTTCAGGCTTAAAATTGACTTCAAACCCCATTGCATTGGGTCTGATAACCTCCGTTTCAAACCCTTATTTCTGGATCTGGTGGCTTACTGCGGGCAGTGCGCTTGTGTTAAAGGAAAATGAACTGGGACTTCTCATCTCTGTTGCCTATCTCCTGGGGCACTGGGCAGCAGACATAGGCTGGTTTACTGCTGTGTCCGGATCTTTCAGCCGGGGAAAATCCCTGTTTCCCGAGCGCACCCATGAAATGGTTCTTTATGTCTGCGGGGGATTTTTAGTGATTTTCGGGTTTTATTTCATGCTTAACTATAATAATTCCATTCAGTTGTCCTGA
- a CDS encoding transcription initiation factor IIB, translated as MVEVERVRYSDTLEREKIRAMIKARKEKQKEQNFENEKAVCPECGSRNLVHDYERAELVCGDCGLVIDADFVDEGPEWRAFDHDQRMKRSRVGAPMTYTIHDKGLSTMIDWRNRDSYGKSISSKNRAQLYRLRKWQRRIRVSNATERNLAFALSELDRMASALGLPRTVRETAAVVYRKAVDKNLIRGRSIEGVAAAALYAACRQCSVPRTLDEIEEVSRVSRKEIGRTYRFISRELALKLMPTSPIDYVPRFCSGLNLKGEVQSKSVEILRQASEKELTSGRGPTGVAAAAIYIASILCGERRTQREVADVAGVTEVTIRNRYKELAEELDIEIIL; from the coding sequence ATGGTAGAAGTCGAAAGAGTTCGCTATTCGGACACTCTTGAAAGAGAAAAAATACGTGCCATGATTAAAGCTCGCAAAGAAAAACAAAAAGAGCAAAATTTTGAAAACGAAAAGGCCGTATGTCCAGAATGCGGTAGCAGGAACCTTGTTCACGATTATGAGAGAGCTGAGCTCGTTTGTGGGGACTGCGGACTTGTCATTGATGCCGACTTTGTGGATGAGGGACCAGAATGGCGAGCTTTCGATCACGATCAGCGCATGAAGCGTTCCCGTGTGGGTGCGCCCATGACATATACAATTCACGATAAAGGGCTTTCCACAATGATTGACTGGAGAAATCGCGATTCCTACGGGAAATCTATCTCCTCCAAAAATCGTGCCCAGCTCTATCGTTTAAGAAAATGGCAGCGTAGAATTCGTGTAAGTAACGCAACTGAAAGAAATCTGGCTTTTGCTCTTTCTGAACTGGACAGGATGGCTTCTGCTCTTGGTCTTCCAAGGACTGTCCGGGAAACCGCAGCCGTTGTCTACAGAAAAGCTGTGGACAAAAACCTTATCCGCGGTCGCAGTATTGAAGGTGTAGCCGCAGCTGCCCTTTATGCTGCCTGCCGTCAGTGCAGTGTCCCGAGAACTCTTGATGAGATCGAAGAGGTTTCGAGGGTTAGCAGGAAAGAAATTGGAAGGACTTACCGTTTCATTTCCAGAGAACTTGCCTTAAAACTCATGCCAACTTCCCCTATCGACTATGTCCCAAGGTTCTGCTCCGGGCTTAACCTGAAGGGAGAGGTCCAGTCAAAGAGCGTTGAGATTCTCAGGCAGGCTTCAGAAAAAGAACTCACAAGCGGGAGAGGTCCAACAGGAGTTGCCGCAGCTGCAATTTACATTGCATCCATTCTCTGCGGTGAGCGGAGGACTCAGCGCGAAGTCGCAGACGTTGCCGGGGTAACGGAAGTTACCATCAGAAACAGGTATAAAGAACTGGCAGAAGAACTGGATATCGAGATAATCCTCTAA
- a CDS encoding Gar1/Naf1 family protein yields the protein MKRLGTVLHRSGLKNLIIRGDEVKPDNVSGSLPKLNSVVVDKALNRIGTIASVFGPVNHPYFLVKGFKRIPDSETRALVNERVYIR from the coding sequence ATGAAACGACTCGGTACCGTGCTACACAGGTCAGGTCTTAAAAACCTGATAATTAGAGGGGATGAGGTAAAACCCGATAACGTGTCAGGTAGTCTCCCTAAATTGAATTCGGTTGTTGTTGACAAGGCCCTGAATCGGATTGGTACAATTGCCAGTGTCTTCGGACCTGTGAACCATCCATATTTTTTAGTGAAGGGCTTTAAGCGAATTCCTGATTCGGAAACTCGGGCACTCGTCAATGAAAGAGTCTATATTCGGTGA